The genome window TTCCATTCGGTTTTATGACCAGGGTTTCTTTGCGGAAATTGCTCCATATCTGATGTTTCTCCGGAACACCTTCCGGGAGTACGGATGGCACGCCGACCATGATTACGCAAACCTGACGATTGATGATCCATGGTTGTGCAGGAGTTACGGAAACCTGGATTTCCAGGAATTGCTGAACGAAATGGGGTTGGCTGATTTTCATACAACGATCGCCTATATTCCGTGGAATTATGATCAGAAATCTGCTCCTGAAGTATTGAAAATGTTCAGAGACCGGCCGGATCGTTTTTCTCTCTGCGTTCACGGCAATAATCATGACCATCGCGAATTTTACAGTTATGAGCCAAGGCCGGATGCCGAGTGGCCTGCCCGCCCGCTGGCGGATCAGGATGCGGATCTGCGTCAGGGACTGGCTCGTATTGCACGGTTTGAGCAGGGCAGCGGGCTGTCGGTTGACCGGGTCATGGTTTTTCCCCATGGAATTGCACCGGACCCAACCCTCGGTCTGCTTAAGAGATACAATTATAAAGCCACATCCAATGCGGGGTATGTTCCGCTGGATACTCCTCCGCCGGAAGATTCTTTGTTCTGGCTGCGTCGAGTGAGTGACCGCTTCGGCGGCGGATTTGCCTCATTGGACCGCACGGAGCCGGCAAATCGAACTTCTGCCGATATTGCCATCGATCTGTTTTTGGATAACCCCGTTCTGTTCGTCGAGCATTTGCGCTTCTTTTCCGGAAGCCGGGCTGCGTTCAATCCATTTGCACGGGAGGTGAATACCATTCAGCCCGATGTGCACTGGGTCGGACTCGGCTCGCTGATTGAACATTTGTACCTGATGCGTCTGGAGGATGACGGCACATGGACGGTTCATTCGTTCTCGCCGGAGATTGTGCTCGAAAACCCTGACGGACAGTCTCGACGGTACCGCGTTTTGAAATCTGATGATGGACGTGTTCCTGTGGCACAGGTTTTGGTCGATGGGGCTGATGCTGAGTTTACCTGGAACCATGAGGGGCTGCTGGTGGTAGACCTTTCTGTTCCTCCTTACCAGCAGCGGCGCATACAGATTGTTTTCGAGAACAATTTCGCAGTAGAAAATGAAGACCTTTCCAAACCGGATCGGCGGGTCAATATGCTGCGCTATTTGTCCAGCATTCGCGATCAATACCTGACGGCAGGTCCGCTGGGCGCATTGATTGATCGCTATTATTACAATTCAAATCTCTATCACTTCGGAATGAAAATTCTGTTGCCGGTCGCAGCTGTTCTGCTGCTGCTTCCGGTGCTCCTGTTTGTCTTTGTCCGTAAAAAAATGAAACGACGTCATGGTTGATTACTCATACATTCTGGTTTCTGCCGCGCGCAATGAAGCGGATCATATTGGATATACCATCCAGTCTGTTGCGTCACAGACTCATCGACCGGACCGCTGGCTGATTGTCAGTGACGGTTCGACCGACGCGACCGATCAGATCGTTTCCGAGGCTGCGCAATGGTATCACTTCATCGAACTGTTGCGGGTTGATGCGGATTCCGACCGGAACTTCGGGTCGAAAGCAGCCGCGATCAACGCCGGTTACAAACAGATTGCTTCACTTCCGCACGATTTTATCGGGGTGCTCGATGCTGATGTCTCATTTGGCCAGGACTATTATGAGCAGGTGCTCGCTCGTTTTTCTGCCGATCCGAAACTCGGTATTGCCGGCGGTGTTTTGACCGATATTGTAGACGGGAAACCGGTACGCCAGCTGACGGATCCGGAGTGGAGTGTCAGTGGTCCGGTGCAGATGTTTCGGCGGGAATGTTTTGAGCAGATTGGCGGCTATCTGCCACTGCGCGGCGGCATTGATGCCGCGGCGGAAGTGATGGCTCGGATGCGCGGCTGGCGTGTTCGTGCGTTCCCGGAAATATCAGCTCTGCATCATCGTCAGACCGGAAAGGAAAACCACAGTCGTCTCGGGATCTTTTTCCATCGCGGTCTGGAAGATTTCCGTCTGGGATACCATCCGCTGTTTTTTGCTGCCCGGGCATTGCTTCGGTTTCGGGAAAAACCGTTTGTGCTCGGCGGGCTGACGATGCTCGGAGGCTATCTCTGGGCCGGGCTGACCCGGTCGAAGAAGAAGGTCTCTGATGAATTCATCCGTTTTCTGCGGGAGGAACAGAAGTCCCGTTTGTTTGCCCGGTTAAAATGGAGAGGGGAGGCCGCCGGATGATCAGTGTTGCCGTCCATCCGAATCGTGCCCGTGCCGTGGCCGAATTTTTCGAGCTGTTTAAAACGGCCTGGCAGCCATATTTCGAGGATGAGTCCTGTACAGTTCTTCTCACAGATGGGAGTGCTTCGCCGGATGCGTCTGCAGAGGTGTATATTCTGTTCAGCCCGGAACGCCAAGATGGAGACGTCTCTGCAGCTGAACCTCAGACGTCGCCATCTGACGGATTTCGTGTTCAGATGGCTGACAGCAGAGATCTTCCTGTTTATACCGCCTGCCGGTTTTTCCAGGGGTTGGAAAAAGCACTGCTCACCGAGGCGTCCGGGGATGTTCTGGCCTATAAGAAAACAGTAAACGGACAGCAGATCATCCGGGTGGGCTATGATTTGTTTGACGAGGTGACTTATCTGCTGACGACGGGGCAGCCGGTGGCCAATGCCGGCGTTGCCGCACTGGATCGGCATGTTGAGTTTCTTCGTCGGTGCATTCTGGATGCGGGACTGCCGGTTTTTGAGCTGTCCCCATGTCCTCCGGGTCACCCGTACATGGTGTGTCTGACACATGATGTTGATTTTGTCGGAATCCGGTCTTACGGAATTGGCCGGACTTTTCAGGGGTTTGTAAAACGCGCTTTTGTTGATTCCTGGAAACGGGTTCGCAACGGCAGCCTGACCTGGCGAGGACTGCTGAAAAACTATGCAGCGGTTTTGTCGGTTCCTTTGGTTCATCTGGGGCTGGTGAAAGATTTCTGGATGCAGTTTGATGGATATCGCCGGATAGAGGATCCGAATCGCTCCACCTTTTTTCTGATTCCGTTTAAAAACCGATCCGGCGAGCAGGTGTCTCAACCGTATCCGAAAATGAGGGCCACCCGTTATGATGTGGAAGATGTTCGGGGCGACGTTTTATCGATGCTGGAGGATGGCTGGGAAATAGGGCTGCATGGAATTGATGCCTGGCGCGATTCAGAGTGCGGTCGATCCGAAAAAGACCGGATTGATTCTGTCCTGGGCCGGACAATCAGTGGAACCCGGATGCATTGGCTGTGCAGGAATGCGCATACGGAACAGGTGCTGGACGAAGCCGGCTTTGATTACGATTCCACCTGCGGCTACAACGAAACGGTCGGTTTCCGTGCCGGAACATCCCGGGTGTTTCGGCCTCTGTCTGCAGATCACTTGCTGGAAGTTCCCATGCATATCCAGGATGTTGCATTGTTTTATTCGGCGTTTCTCGGGCTGGACAATAATGCTGCATGGAAGCGATGTGAGGCGATTCTCGATGAATGCAGCAGGAGTCACGGGGTTTTGACGATTCTATGGCATATGCGCAGCCTGGCTCCGGAACGACTCTGGGGGGATTTTTATCAGAAACTGCTGAACCGGTTTCGGGCCGATGGGGCGTGGTTCGGCACGGCCTGCGAAATTACGGAGCGGTTCCGAAAATTCCGGGAGGTTCAGGTGAGCCAGCGTATCGCCGCCGATGGAGAACGGGTGATCTGTCTGGAGGGTAATTCTGAGTTTCCGGTGACTGTGCGCGTGTATCAGCCTTCGGAGTTCAGCTGGAAGATGGAACCTCAGTTTACAGATATCGCCCAGTCAGAGCCGGCGGAGATTCGAACCGGGTTTTATGTGGATGCAATGACGCGATCAGATGTTTGGACGACTGCTGTATGAACAAAAAATCACAGAGAATCTGTATTGTTCGGCATGGATATTATCCATCTGATCCGCGCGTGTATAAGGAAGTCCGGGCACTGGCTGATGCCGGATATGAGGTGGATGTGGTCTGCCTTCGTGAAACCCGTGAGCCGCTCAGAGAAACGATGGAGAATGTTCGGGTGTACCGGATGCCTCATTCGCACCGGCGCGGTTCTATGGGCCGCTATTTTTTTGAATATGGGCTTTCGATGCTGCTGATGAGTTTGGTTCTGTCAGTGCTGTTTCTTCGTCGCTGGTACAGTGTTGTTCAAGTGAATACCCTTCCGGATTCGCTGGTGTTTTCTACATTGCTTCCGCGCATTTTCGGTGCCCGTGTTCTACTGGATATGCATGAGCCGTCGCCGGAGCTGCTGCTGACCAAACATGCCAATCAGGCTCCTGAACACATGCTGAAGTTGCAGATTTTTATCGAAAAGGCAGCGATTCGCTATGCCAACAAGGTGATGACGGTAAACGATACAATTCGGCAGCGGTTTATTGAACGCGGGGCTTCAGCCTCCAAACTGTTTGTGGTTCGAAATGTTCCGGCAGATGATTTCGGAAAGAACGTTGCATCGGCGCCGCCTCACGATGAATTGGTGATTATGACGCATGGAACGCTTCAGCCCCGGTATGGACAGAGTGTGATTCTTCATGCTTTGCCTCTGATTCGTAAGGAGTTTGATTCAGTTCGGCTGATTATTGCCGGTTCCGGAGAGACCCTGGATGAGCTTAAGGAACTGGCAGAAGATCTGCAGTGTGATGATATCACGGAATTTACCGGTCTGGTTTCCCGGGATGAGATTGCCTCGCTGATTTCTCAGGCGGATATCGGCATCGTTCCATTGCTTCCGGGACCGTTTGCTGAACTTTGCCAGCCCAATAAGCTGTTCGAATATATTGCGTTGAAAACGGCGGTTATAGCTTCTCGGCTGCCGGCGATTGAAGAGAGTTTTGACAACCAGTGTATTCATTTTTTTGATGCAGGCGATGCGGCCGGCCTGGCTCAGGCTGTTATTGAACTGGGGAGGAATCCATCGCTGAGACAATCTTTGTCGGAACGGGCGTATGCCGTTTATCAGGATTTGCGCTGGAGTAAAGCCAACCGGGATTATGTCGAGATTGTCAAGTCAATGACCGGAAAGAGGAAAAATGCCGAGTTTTAAAACAGTCATGCTGAAGAACGCTTCTTTCGCCGGTATGATCGACGAGGTCCCGTCCTTTATTTTTCCGGTTGCCGCCGGGATTGCTGTCGGTCTGTTTGCGGTTTCGGTGCCGCTGATGGTTTCTGCAATTATGTTTGCGGGGATGGTGGCACTGCTGGTGACGGTGGCTCGTCCGGACTGGGCGCTGTGCCTTTATTTCTGTGGTGTGGCGTTTATGACGGATGATACACCAAAGCCGGGGGCCGATTATTTTATAATTCCGGACGCAGATATCATTGAGGGACTGCCGTCTGCGCTGGTTACGTTCTTCCTGCTGATGTTCTGCGTCACAACTGCACGCCTTATGATTCTGGAGCAGCGGCGCCCGCCGGTTTCGCTGATTCCTCTTGCTGTGTTCGGTTTCTTTTTGGTGGTTGCATTGCTGACCGGGTTCTATCGCGGAGGCGATCCGGAACTCTACCGGGTTGATTTTACCGGAATGCTTTTTCCGGTTCTGGGTTTTTATCTGTGCCAGACTCTCCTGAACAGCCGGGAACGGATCATGCGAATGCTGTATCTGCTGCTGGGAGTTGCCGCCGTAAAAGCATTGATTCTTACGGCTTATTATCTGGCCGGCCGTGGATGGATTTATCAGCTGGACAGCAACGCCGCTTATCGGATTACCACGATGGACTCCGCCGATCTTCTGCTGTTTATTACGTTGTTGCTGATGGTTGCGCACCTGATCGTTCGTGGAGATATCAAAGGATTTCAGGCGATTGCTGCCGGGGCGGCCTGCCTGCCTCTTTTGTATATCGTTGTGTTTTCCTATCGCCGCGCGCAGTGGGTTGGACTGGTGTTTTCCGCAGGGCTTCTGTTTTTGGGTGCGTCCCGGAAAACCCGCAACAAGATGGCAATGCTGATTCTCGCCGTACTGCTGCTCGGCATCGCGGGTGCGGTGACTGCGGGGCTGGATGCGGATAAGGCGGCCCGTATCGGATCGCGCATCGGGTCTATATTTGATACGAAGCAGTCCTCGAATGTTTATCATGTGCTGGAGTCCCGGCAGGTTTTAATTGATTTATCCGGTTCGCCTGTGCTCGGTTTGGGACTCGGGAGTAAGCATTCGCCGTTGGGGCTGTATGAAGTCGATGAGGTTCCTGCGAATGTGGTGCATAATGCATTTTTGTATATCTGGATGAAGATTGGACTGCCGGGGCTTCTGTTTTTCTTTTGGGCGGCGGCAGTTTTCGGGCGGCGCATTCTGCGGTTCAGAAAAATGTATATTGAGAGCGATCAGTGGGGGCTGGTTCTTCCGGTGGCTGCCTCCACGGGGCTGTGGCTAGCAACATTTCTCACCGGACCGGTTCCGTGGTATCTCCACCAAACCGGATTAATCGCGCTGTTTGCATCCATCGCTGTAACGTTGATGCGGCAGGCCGAAGACGTATCGATTCAGACAGGGGGGGATTCTGATGAAAGTTCTGATTGCGAATGATTGTCCGCTGGGACTGAGCGGATCCGGGGGGGTGGAAACACACATCCGGCAGCTGAAAGAAGCCCTGAAAGCGCGCGGGATTTCCGTGGCCCTTCTGGTTGCGCAGCGTCGGGGACTCCCGGAGCAGATCGAAGAGGATCTTTTTGCCATTCCAAACCTGAATGCTCCGCCGCTGCGAAAGCATGTGCTGAGCAACTATCGGCAGCAGCGGGCGGCTTTGGCGCGGGCGAAAGAATTGATCCAGCAGTACGATCCGGACGTCATAAATATTCATAATTTTGTTAACCCGGGAGTTCTGCATATGCTGCGCAAGTGCGGTCCGGTTGTGAAATCGCTTCATGACTGCCGGCCCTTTTGCATCAAACCGCCTCCGGTCGGCTGTTCACGGCTGATTGGCGATACCAAGGCGTTTTGTGATATGAAATTCGGGTTGAAGTGCTGGACACACTGCTATGCTCATGCCGGACACACTCCCATTGAACGGATTGAAGCGTGGTCCTATTTCCCATCCAACCTGATGGCGCGGAATGAAACCATACACTGCGATCATATTGTAACATATGGAAGTTATCTGAAAGAACTCGCTGGCCGGTTGTTTCCTGATCCGGATCGGCTGCATGTTGTCTATCATTTTACCGATGCGGAACGGGAGTCGGCCGGGTTTGAAATCCGTCCGCAGAAAGAGCCGGTATTTCTGTTCGCCGGACGGCTTTCTGCAGAAAAAGCACCGCAGCATATTTTTGATGCGTTGGATCGCATTCCAGAAGTTTCCTGCCGGGTCATTATTGCCGGGGATGGCGCGCTCCGTGATAATGTGGAAGCCCGTGCCCGCAATGCGTCTCCGAACCATAAAATTGAAATCAAAGGGTACGTCGGCCAGCAGGAGTTGTATGACCTCTATCGGCAGGCTTCGGTTCTGCTGTTTACTTCGATCGGCTCTGAAGGGTGTCCGCTGGTGGGACTCGAAGCGATGTATTTCGGGAACACAGCGATTGGCTATGATACCGGCGGTGCAGGAGAGTGGCTGGTGGACGGACAGACGGGCGTGTGCGTGGAGATCGGTGATGTGGACGGTCTGGCGCGCGCAATGGCCCGAATGATCCGGTATCCCGATGAGCGGTTGCGGCTGAGACGCCAGGCCCGGGAATATGTTCAGCAGAAATTCAGGCGGGAACAGCACATTGATCATCTGATCGACGTTTACGAACAGACGGTTCGGGATCGAGCTGGGTAATTTATGAAAATTGGCGAACGTACAGTTAATAATGCATTGTTCAATACTGTCAGCGGGGTGATTCCGCTGATTCTGAGCTTTGTATTCTGGCCCTATATTGTGGATAAGCTTGGAGATGCCTCCTACGGAATCTTTGCGCTGGTTACAACGGTAATCGGCTATTTTTCCCTGCTTGATTTGGGGCTGGGCAATGCTGTTGTGAAATATGTGGCGCAGTATGCCGGACGTGATCATGATCATACGGAGTCGATTATCGGCACTGCGATGACGGTCTTCCTGATAGCCGGGATGCTCGGGGTTCTGCTGATTCTGTCCATTGCCCGGATGTTGGCAACAAAATGGCTGAAAGTTCCGCAGGAACTGATCGATATTGCATTTTATTCATTCTGTGCCGCTTCGCTCGGTTTTTTCATGACCATTCTGCTGACGCTTTTTACAGCGATCATCAACGGCCTCAGCCGCTATGACATCAGCGGCAGTGCAATGGCTGTGATGGGGGTGACAACCACCATCGGATCGGTGCTGCTTCTGCGGGCCGGTTTTGGACTGCTTCATCTGGTTTGGCTGAATATCCTGATTCCTTTCATCGTTGTGCTGTTTTATGTGCTGATGGTGCGCCGCCTGATGCCAGGCATCAGCCTCCGCCTGAGGTTGAGAATATCTACATTGAAAGAAATCCTGCACTTCGGAATGTTTGCGATGCTCAGCCGGCTGACAGATGTGATTTCCAATCAGGTTAACCTGCTGGTAATCGGGGCAATCCTTGGCGTGGCGTCTGTTACGTATTACGTGATTCCGTTCACCATTCTCAGTCGTCTGACCAATCTGCTGTGTCGAATCGGTATGGTGATCTTTCCGGCGATCAGTGAACTTCAGGGACAGCAGCGCCACGACACCATTCGTGAGCTGTATCTCACGACATCCCGCATTATTTTTTCATTCGCCACGGCCTTTATGCTCCCTTTGCTGATATTCGGCGTTCATTTCCTCCGACTGTGGATGGATCCCGAGTTCGCGCAGCGTGGCGGCCCGGTCCTCCAGATCATTACCGTCGGTGTCTTTTTGAGTCTGTGCACCAATGTGCCGACCTTTGTGGTCAATGGATTGGGCCATCCTAAAATCAGCGGGCTGGCCGCCGTCTCAACGGCACTGCTGTTTTTTATACTGATGCTTCCGGGAGCCTTCTGGGGTGGGATTATTGGTGTGGCTGCTGCACAGCTGATCAGTGCCGCGGTCATTGCTCCGCTCTTTATCCGCTATGTTAACTGCCGGGTGCTGCACCTGCCGCTGCGAATGCTGCTGGGCGAGGCGTACGCCCGGCCATTGCTCGCTGCTGCGGTTGCTGCCGTTCCAATGCTGCTGGTTCCCCAGGGCCGGATTGAAAGCCTGCTGGTTTTACTGGCCGTGATGGGAGCGGGAATGTGTTTCTATTTTTTCGTGGCATTGCTGCTGGGGGTCTATCAGGAGCGTGAACGCAGAGTGCTGATGGAATATATCCAACGTAAATGGAACAGTCTGAGAA of Tichowtungia aerotolerans contains these proteins:
- a CDS encoding glycosyltransferase, with amino-acid sequence MVDYSYILVSAARNEADHIGYTIQSVASQTHRPDRWLIVSDGSTDATDQIVSEAAQWYHFIELLRVDADSDRNFGSKAAAINAGYKQIASLPHDFIGVLDADVSFGQDYYEQVLARFSADPKLGIAGGVLTDIVDGKPVRQLTDPEWSVSGPVQMFRRECFEQIGGYLPLRGGIDAAAEVMARMRGWRVRAFPEISALHHRQTGKENHSRLGIFFHRGLEDFRLGYHPLFFAARALLRFREKPFVLGGLTMLGGYLWAGLTRSKKKVSDEFIRFLREEQKSRLFARLKWRGEAAG
- a CDS encoding polysaccharide deacetylase family protein; the encoded protein is MISVAVHPNRARAVAEFFELFKTAWQPYFEDESCTVLLTDGSASPDASAEVYILFSPERQDGDVSAAEPQTSPSDGFRVQMADSRDLPVYTACRFFQGLEKALLTEASGDVLAYKKTVNGQQIIRVGYDLFDEVTYLLTTGQPVANAGVAALDRHVEFLRRCILDAGLPVFELSPCPPGHPYMVCLTHDVDFVGIRSYGIGRTFQGFVKRAFVDSWKRVRNGSLTWRGLLKNYAAVLSVPLVHLGLVKDFWMQFDGYRRIEDPNRSTFFLIPFKNRSGEQVSQPYPKMRATRYDVEDVRGDVLSMLEDGWEIGLHGIDAWRDSECGRSEKDRIDSVLGRTISGTRMHWLCRNAHTEQVLDEAGFDYDSTCGYNETVGFRAGTSRVFRPLSADHLLEVPMHIQDVALFYSAFLGLDNNAAWKRCEAILDECSRSHGVLTILWHMRSLAPERLWGDFYQKLLNRFRADGAWFGTACEITERFRKFREVQVSQRIAADGERVICLEGNSEFPVTVRVYQPSEFSWKMEPQFTDIAQSEPAEIRTGFYVDAMTRSDVWTTAV
- a CDS encoding glycosyltransferase family 4 protein — encoded protein: MNKKSQRICIVRHGYYPSDPRVYKEVRALADAGYEVDVVCLRETREPLRETMENVRVYRMPHSHRRGSMGRYFFEYGLSMLLMSLVLSVLFLRRWYSVVQVNTLPDSLVFSTLLPRIFGARVLLDMHEPSPELLLTKHANQAPEHMLKLQIFIEKAAIRYANKVMTVNDTIRQRFIERGASASKLFVVRNVPADDFGKNVASAPPHDELVIMTHGTLQPRYGQSVILHALPLIRKEFDSVRLIIAGSGETLDELKELAEDLQCDDITEFTGLVSRDEIASLISQADIGIVPLLPGPFAELCQPNKLFEYIALKTAVIASRLPAIEESFDNQCIHFFDAGDAAGLAQAVIELGRNPSLRQSLSERAYAVYQDLRWSKANRDYVEIVKSMTGKRKNAEF
- a CDS encoding O-antigen ligase family protein — encoded protein: MPSFKTVMLKNASFAGMIDEVPSFIFPVAAGIAVGLFAVSVPLMVSAIMFAGMVALLVTVARPDWALCLYFCGVAFMTDDTPKPGADYFIIPDADIIEGLPSALVTFFLLMFCVTTARLMILEQRRPPVSLIPLAVFGFFLVVALLTGFYRGGDPELYRVDFTGMLFPVLGFYLCQTLLNSRERIMRMLYLLLGVAAVKALILTAYYLAGRGWIYQLDSNAAYRITTMDSADLLLFITLLLMVAHLIVRGDIKGFQAIAAGAACLPLLYIVVFSYRRAQWVGLVFSAGLLFLGASRKTRNKMAMLILAVLLLGIAGAVTAGLDADKAARIGSRIGSIFDTKQSSNVYHVLESRQVLIDLSGSPVLGLGLGSKHSPLGLYEVDEVPANVVHNAFLYIWMKIGLPGLLFFFWAAAVFGRRILRFRKMYIESDQWGLVLPVAASTGLWLATFLTGPVPWYLHQTGLIALFASIAVTLMRQAEDVSIQTGGDSDESSDCE
- a CDS encoding glycosyltransferase family 4 protein — encoded protein: MKVLIANDCPLGLSGSGGVETHIRQLKEALKARGISVALLVAQRRGLPEQIEEDLFAIPNLNAPPLRKHVLSNYRQQRAALARAKELIQQYDPDVINIHNFVNPGVLHMLRKCGPVVKSLHDCRPFCIKPPPVGCSRLIGDTKAFCDMKFGLKCWTHCYAHAGHTPIERIEAWSYFPSNLMARNETIHCDHIVTYGSYLKELAGRLFPDPDRLHVVYHFTDAERESAGFEIRPQKEPVFLFAGRLSAEKAPQHIFDALDRIPEVSCRVIIAGDGALRDNVEARARNASPNHKIEIKGYVGQQELYDLYRQASVLLFTSIGSEGCPLVGLEAMYFGNTAIGYDTGGAGEWLVDGQTGVCVEIGDVDGLARAMARMIRYPDERLRLRRQAREYVQQKFRREQHIDHLIDVYEQTVRDRAG
- a CDS encoding oligosaccharide flippase family protein — encoded protein: MKIGERTVNNALFNTVSGVIPLILSFVFWPYIVDKLGDASYGIFALVTTVIGYFSLLDLGLGNAVVKYVAQYAGRDHDHTESIIGTAMTVFLIAGMLGVLLILSIARMLATKWLKVPQELIDIAFYSFCAASLGFFMTILLTLFTAIINGLSRYDISGSAMAVMGVTTTIGSVLLLRAGFGLLHLVWLNILIPFIVVLFYVLMVRRLMPGISLRLRLRISTLKEILHFGMFAMLSRLTDVISNQVNLLVIGAILGVASVTYYVIPFTILSRLTNLLCRIGMVIFPAISELQGQQRHDTIRELYLTTSRIIFSFATAFMLPLLIFGVHFLRLWMDPEFAQRGGPVLQIITVGVFLSLCTNVPTFVVNGLGHPKISGLAAVSTALLFFILMLPGAFWGGIIGVAAAQLISAAVIAPLFIRYVNCRVLHLPLRMLLGEAYARPLLAAAVAAVPMLLVPQGRIESLLVLLAVMGAGMCFYFFVALLLGVYQERERRVLMEYIQRKWNSLRRKSVL